The Parus major isolate Abel chromosome 4, Parus_major1.1, whole genome shotgun sequence genome has a window encoding:
- the GIMD1 gene encoding GTPase IMAP family member GIMD1 isoform X2, protein MADSNEMTINLVVLGKPQSGKSAAGNSLLGSSDFKSHLSPSSVTTCCSLGRSGRILGLIRRNGCESALRVQVLDTPSYPHSALSKEQVRDMVTAALAQHFGEEGLHLALLVLRADLPLCPNESNDTVQLIQPGNRELLVLHDDIFPLAVDVNVSER, encoded by the exons ATGGCAGACAGCAATGAGATGACCATCAACCTCGTTGTCCTTGGAAAACCTCAGAGTGGCAAAAGtgctgctgggaacagcctgtTGGGCAGCTCAGACTTCAAGAGCCATctctcccccagctctgtgaCTACATGCTGTAGCCTCGGACGCAGCGGACGCATTTTGGGGCTCATACGGAGAAATGGCTGTGAGTCAGCTCTCCGTGTTCAAGTACTGGACACTCCAAGCTACCCTCACAGTGCTCTGAGCAAAGAGCAAGTGAGGGACATGGtgacagcagccctggctcagcATTTTGGAGAGGAAGGCCTGCACTTGGCTCTCTTGGTCCTGAGGGCTGACCTGCCTCTGTGTCCAAATGAAAGCAACGACACAGTTCAGCTCATCCAG CCAGGGAACAGAGAACTGCTAGTACTGCATGACGATATATTTCCACTGGCAGTGGATGTGAATGTCTCGGAAAGGTGA
- the GIMD1 gene encoding GTPase IMAP family member GIMD1 isoform X1 produces the protein MADSNEMTINLVVLGKPQSGKSAAGNSLLGSSDFKSHLSPSSVTTCCSLGRSGRILGLIRRNGCESALRVQVLDTPSYPHSALSKEQVRDMVTAALAQHFGEEGLHLALLVLRADLPLCPNESNDTVQLIQELLGPTWKDFTAVLLTHADKAEEAGYSEETYLHNASSTLLSLLSSVQHKYIFLDNQNSIIKEERNIVLRKLLNFIQKNNYQVLLKHSKE, from the exons ATGGCAGACAGCAATGAGATGACCATCAACCTCGTTGTCCTTGGAAAACCTCAGAGTGGCAAAAGtgctgctgggaacagcctgtTGGGCAGCTCAGACTTCAAGAGCCATctctcccccagctctgtgaCTACATGCTGTAGCCTCGGACGCAGCGGACGCATTTTGGGGCTCATACGGAGAAATGGCTGTGAGTCAGCTCTCCGTGTTCAAGTACTGGACACTCCAAGCTACCCTCACAGTGCTCTGAGCAAAGAGCAAGTGAGGGACATGGtgacagcagccctggctcagcATTTTGGAGAGGAAGGCCTGCACTTGGCTCTCTTGGTCCTGAGGGCTGACCTGCCTCTGTGTCCAAATGAAAGCAACGACACAGTTCAGCTCATCCAG GAACTTCTGGGTCCCACATGGAAGGATTTCACTGCAGTTCTACTTACTCATGCAGACAAGGCAGAAGAGGCCGGATACAGTGAGGAAACGTACTTGCATAATGCTTCAAGTACCCTGTTGTCACTTTTGAGTTCAGTAcagcataaatatattttcctagACAACCAAAACAGCATAatcaaagaggaaagaaatattgtCTTAAGAAAGCTCTtgaattttattcaaaaaaataattatcaagTACTACTTAAACACAGCAAGGAATAA